A stretch of DNA from Cannabis sativa cultivar Pink pepper isolate KNU-18-1 chromosome X, ASM2916894v1, whole genome shotgun sequence:
AGTATCGAATCCCATATAATTTTTAGAATGGTCAAAAAAATAAACCTTTCGGTTCTAAAactaatgagaaatttgatttttttacttACAAGTAATCTAGTAGCCTCTTGCTCCACAGAGACTTGAAATTTCTTTCCTTGAGATCTAGCTGTCTTAGTTCTTTTCCCATTGAAAGCTAAACCTTGTTGAATTAAGTACAACTTGTGTCTCAAAAGTGCAATTTGATCATCCAATCTACCACATCTCTGCTCCAAAAAAAGATTGTGAATTTAAATAAAGGAAGACAATTGAAGATAAAcccaatttttataatattaattagtgTATAAATCTAAGAGCTTTTTTGGTAATGAAAACCAACCTTGTAAAGATCTAAAAGAATGTTATCAAGTGATTCTTGAGCTTGATCTGAACACCTATGTCTTAGTGACTTAATAGCTTCAATGGCTTCTTCAGCCCTATTTTGTTGCTTCATTACTATAGCCATGTCTTTTAGAGCACTATCAACTCTATCTCCAGAATTAATGGCTGCCCAGAACAAAGGAATTGCTTTCTCTGGATCCTTATCAACCAactgaaataaaacaaatcaaagATTGGACCAAAACCCAATTGTCAGAACACTAAtcaaagcatgaaaaatcagttgattttctcaaaaatattaaaaattaacaaaacacATCAAAAATTGGATCAAAACCCAAATGTCAGAACACTAATCAAAGTATGAAAAATCATTCAATTTCGATGTAAAATAAAACCAGTGAGAAGTGAGAACCTAAATATCAGAACATTATTCAAACCATGAAAAGACAGTAAATtttctcaaataaaaaaaaatcaaaacccaAATAATCAAAGCATGAAAAGACAgtaaattttctcaaaaacaaaaATCTTAAAGCAACCCATAACAAAACATTGTTCAAAAGATGAAAAAGTCAgtaaaattttctcaaaaagaTTAAAAATTCAAAGCAACTTACTTGAACATTTTTGGCTCTGACATAAGGAGTATCACCAACAGGTACCTTGTGAGTCACATGAAATGACTCGGACCGAGTTCTGGATACTCCAATAGGCTTGGCTGGAGAAGAAGGAGCAGACTTAGTGGGTCTAAAACCAGGAGGAGCATTCCACATATCCTGCAACATCTTCGATTTTGAAGTTTGACTTTTGACCTTTTTTTGGATAAAATTAGTTGCAGAGATATGAGAATGAAGAAGGGTCTTCTCTTCCAAAATGAATTCAGATGAAAATTTGGAAGAGGAGGAGTAGGAAGAATGAGAGTGAGATGAGGAGAAGAGTAGTATAATGGGAGAGATTAAAAGGGAGTTTGAATCTTTTTTCGACCGTTAGAGGTTACCGTTTTAGGAACTAGCCGttgtcaattattttttttttgttgtgaaaACAATGAAATGAAACACTTTTTTCTCCGTAATTGCAATGAAGCCCAAAATTTTTGCGTAATTACATTTGTTCCTTTTCttcaattttgttgttttttttttttataaatagcgGCAGAAGTACCTAAATTTTATGTTGGTAAGCGGCAtaaatctaatatttatttttagtggcataagtaccaaatgtttgtaaaactgtaattttcttccaGTTTTGTGAGTACAGActctattttgaatttattaaaagaacatttggaagtaactgataTTATATATTTCTATCTAGACCCAATGATAAAAAATTTAGGCCTTATATGTGTCCTGTTTAAGACAATATCAGAGTCTGTACtgacaaaattagagaaaaattacagttttgtaaatattgggtacttataccgctaaaaataaacattgggtttatgccgtttacaaacataaaactttgggtacttatgccactattatcttttttttttcttgagaaattttgttgttgttgttgttattattattttgtttaaataaataattatatatcgattaattaaagtatattaaaaaaattattaaagtaaaaaaaaaaattataagaaaataagactaatttgagaaataaatacttaagtttaacttttggttacaaataaatattttaatttttgacagtaataatatctaagttacatttaaagtttgtattttatagtgtttaatttgaaatttagaatttatagttaataattttgattgtatttgaatattgaagttgaaatttagaatttacatatgagtatattttctaaaattctattttttaaaaaatgttgtttaatactttaatgtttattcaatttatttttattttttttaacattaattcaaACTATAGCCATTTTAATCTTGAAAGGTGTATACTGTACATTTATTTTCTCAAATCAATTATTTGAAcacctaaaataataataataataataaaaaataataaatatcggTTTAAACGACCAAATCGACGAAAATCATTGGgggtatacaattttttttttttttttcattagacTAGTTACAATTAGATATTTACAGCCTGACATTTATATTGGGTTAATAAAAATACActataacccgaccaaaccgattGATGTACACCCTACTTACAATCCTCATTCCTCAACAACAAAAGCACCAAAAGAAGGGTACaagtttaaataatttcgaatagaCTTAGCAATCACTAAATTATGTGACAATCGCTAAACTATGTGACTCTATTTTGACAAAGGAAAAGTTCTAGGTCTTCAACCAGCCTAAAGCTTGAGATCACGAACAAAATCCTCAAAACCAGCCTAAAGCTTCCTTTATTCGTAGTGCCTCTACCAAAATTAGATCGACCAAACCCACCTGATCGAGAGCCCTCCCAGCCACCGACCACCCAACAACATCTCGAACCACAAAAATTTAACCAAAATAGGAACAAATgctattatatttttcataatacttattttattttatagatttACCTTAATATCTTTAATAGttgttataataattataaaaataaattaacaactaaaaaatttGGACAAGTTTTTTAACAACTCAAAAAATATTCACtttgatattattattattccatATAATCACCACTTAATACTATTAACAACGTAATCAATTTTGAAAGatgtaaattaattatgtaaatattgaAAAACACAACAAATCAATTATTCTTGTATTGTGATTTTAGTTTACCATCTTCGGAGAACTTCCCCTTGGAGCCTCCAGATAAAATTTTTATGACTTAATGAGAACGGGCCGTGAATACTTATGAAGATTTCCTCAATACTTTAATTGTGGTTAACCCTACTTAAAAAGCGAGAACTAACAAAATACATAGTTTACTTAAGGGGAGTCCATATTGGTCTCAAATATGATTGAAATGACCTATTGCTCTAGTTCTTGGTTTTATCTAATTATTTGcttatttttgggaaaaaaaaaaacacaaagttacaccaacataatttttttattaagacaCTACCGCCAAAATTTCCCAACATTGTAAGGAAATGAATgctacatataatatataccttatatatatatttccatTATTTTCTTACTACTTATTACTTAATTTATTCTCTATTGTAAGAGATGAATGTTTTagcaattaaataaaaaactttcatttcaaaaattaaatttacttTATTTACTGATATTGCTAAAAGATATTTGTGTTGTCTAGTATCTCATGAGATATTATATCGttattgttataatttattATCGAATCTTAAAAGTAATTCATATTATTAGACACCATACCTAATAGAAATGCTTCTATAAAAAGGAACAAATAGGAAAAAATATTTGTTTCTTCAAAAAGATTTTGGATATTACATGGATTGTGAACTATataaactttttttattattactttccaatattatataaaatattactcAGAATGAAGATTTTTTGACCATGAATTCAATATATATGTAAACTTATACATTAACAGATGAGTGTCTAATAATTTTATGTTGATTCTCTTCTCTGCTGGTAAAGCAAATCAATAATCATTTCAATTTCGAGGAAGACAAGAATGGCGTCCAATGAAGAGAAGAAGGGTATGTCTATTCCCAATCGAGCCTTGAAAGccaaggagaaagagaagaagaaggagcCTGCTGCAACCCAAACCAACAAGCGTGATCAGCAGATCGCGAGCGAGGTAGGTCGCAAGGCTGCTGAGATTGACAACGAAGGCTTCCTCGTGTATTGCCTCGGGGACCTTAATGACGAGATTAACAAccttatactttatgataactAATGGCTTATCATGTATGTTTTGTAAATGGATCTTAGCATTCCCATTGCACTGTTTCagttttcaatttaaattatatgtatttgtttttgtttgaaTGATATCTTTGTGTTGTGCAAGCCTTGCGAAGTTGTTTTTCTATGATTGTAAGCGATTGCTCACTTTTTTGAGAAATGATTCTATTGTCTTTGTAAAACTTTATTAGAGTCTCTATATTATATTCCGAttgttgttttagtttaaaatatGCTCCAATCGATTTGCTATCTAGTTTGGTAGCGGAAATTAATGGTTGATAAAGTTAaattttccattaaaaaaaaattcaaacaccTACTTTCTCTTTTTGATTATTGATATACTTGGGTTCAAAACCAATATAGAATCTATACTTATtggtattgtatatatatacatattataaagTCAAGGAAAATTAATAGAGTAATAAGAAGGGAAAAACCAGATGAATGCACAAAAACTATGGAAATTATGTTCTACATTTCATTCTACAtggaaaaataaacccaatgtttcaacaaaatcaacaaaaagaAGAATATCAGAGATCATATTCGGACAAGAACATGAACAGAAGAGGAGTGATAGCTGCTTCAAACTAAAGGTTCCGAAAACTGTCTGCTTTTTCGAGTCTAGTTGTACCAGAACTTGACGACTCGCCCATTGCTTCTGGAGAGGCAGAGGCTGCTGGTGGCTGTGATGACTCTTTTTTCAGAGAAGTGGACATCCCTGAAATCTCCTGTTCAAGTATGAAAAAGTTCACTCAAACCATCGAGTATGAAAATACGAAAGAGAAGTAGAAATGTTGAGGTTGAATTGCTCTACTCTCTCTTGTTTTCAGATGggtttttcaattttcatatTATCCATGGTGTTAAACATGTTTTCCTCTTCTGAATATGTCAAAATTCTTTAGTCATAAGTTATTTTGACACCGAACGAAATTAGCGATTTTCTCATTGCACTTAAACTACTCTCAATACAGCAAAAAAGTTGAACTTACCTTCATCAAATGCAACCTCAAGTCACTAGGCTTGACTTGATTTCCAATGCATGCCATCACAAACTTGGAATTTTGGAACAATACATCAGCTGCAGCTTGCTTTTTCTCTTCAATCTGCCACAACAAAGAAAATAGTCCAAGACCGAAAGATATAAGTATCTAACTCAACAAATTAAAACACAGATCATTGTTAGCAGCACCAGGGATTAAGTATTAACCACTTGGACTAAGAAAAAATGTTGTTATATGTGGTGTTGTGATCAAGTGACTTGCCACCTAAGGAGCCAAGTAAGCACTCGGATAAGAAGACAGTTAAATTAATTATCTTAGCTGCTATCCTCTCCAGATTTCAGTTTGTACCAAAGCCTATAAAAAGGCTGTCATAACATTTGTAAGGGTTAATCCCAAAACAGAGAAACAGAGAGAGCATTAGAGGGTCGAGTGTGTGTCTTTGAGCTCCAAGAACTAAGTGTGTTTATTGTTAAGTTCTTAGACAAACATTGTACTGTTTTATTGACATTGAATAAAGATTATCAAAACCTGCGTGGCTTTGAAACTGTCCCTATAGTGGACTAAATCGGGATTGCAAAGCTTGTGGTGGAACCACTTAAAATCCTTGGTGTTCATCTTTTTCAATTTAGTTTTGTCAATCTCGAGTTTGTTTAGTTCTTGgtaatttgttaagttcttggGATCTTGATGTTTGGTAAGGTTTTTCACCACATTATGAAGAAGACATGAAAGAGATTAGCCACAATCATATTAAAGGCCCCCAAAATTTTATGGTTTACACAGTTCATTTGAAATTGAATGTTAAAACCAAACCCCATAGCAACTTGTGCTTCATGAAGAAACTACTAATATAGCTACTTAGATGCTAATTAGAATTTTGTTTTCCTCCAACAATgctatgtactaaatcatgccctccGAACTTTTCAAACCGTTAAAAAATCTTCCCaaactattaaaattgttgGATTCAAAAATGGAAAATTTAACTACCGTGATGCCTAACAAAGGCATGATTTGGTCAATGTCAAAATTCAGGGATCCTAATCAGCCTAAAACAAAAAACCAGTTAGTAGTTTGTGGACACAAAAAGGTGTGACATTGGATTTTCAAGCTACACAAAAATGTATTTGATTATGATTTtccattatcagaaataaaaaaaaatcaaaagtagCAATCATTTAAGTATGAACTTTCTTTGAAAACTCAATACAAACAAACCAACTAACCCTCATCATAGAATAGATGAACTATGTGTGGTTACTTTCAACTTTCTCCAACTCTTCCCTCCAAAGGATCAAACAGAATAAAGAAAAGTATTACTTAATCTGTAGCTAATCCACAAACCCTTTCTCaaaatttaacataaataaattcatatgaaTAAATCACAAAGAAGACACAAATTTTCTCAATacgaaattttataaaaacccaaaaaaggGTTAATGATTTTGAAAGGAACGATTACAGaaagttattaaattttttcaagaACTACAATTAAACGCTTGTGCCAATTGGATTTAgactaattattaaaaaaatacagaaaaaaaagagttattaaGATTAAAGCAGTTAGAAATAGAATCAAACCTCGTAATCTTCTTTCATGGCGGAAACTCCAGGACTCTTGTTCTATGAACCAACTACAGCgaatgaagagagagagagagaacatgAATTTGAACTTGTGAAGAACTGTGTCTGAATatgaataaatattaaaaatggaaTTGCTATAACATCAAAGGCCTATTAGCTCAGCTGGTTAGAGCGTCGTGCTAATAACGCGAAGGTCGCAGGTTCGAGACCTGCATgggccattttttttctaagttaatTTTAGTATgatctaattaaatatttatttttttttacttataaatagtaatcatttttttataaagCAATAAAAAATGTTACttatacaaaaataaagaaaatcgaAATTCGATAATAATTTATACATAATTACTGGTCTTTgactttaaaaaataagattgtAATAATGAAAGCTAGTGAAAAAAGACATGAATTTATATTCAATACACAATCTAAGGATTTCCCCTTGCTTTGTTTTTGCTTCGCTCCTGTGTGTGTTACTCTTTGCTTGGCAAAAAAGACATGAATTTATATTCAATACCTTCCTTGATCCAAGTCGAGTTTTGCATTCTTTAGCTTGGTGCAAAAACTTCTCGCGGGTCTTGCTTACTACTTTGACTAGCACCTGACAAAAATCGAGATTGGATTGGTGTTCCATGGGTACAAGATCGAAAAGAATGCATTGGATGAATGCCCAAGCACTAAGAAGGAGAGACACTTTTAGAAGCAAATCAACAATCTAACCCCAGACCGGGGAGAAAGTCTTGCGGACTTCTGTTCTGATTTCACtattataaaattttcatatttaGATGTATAAGACTCTATTTGAAATAATTGTTAATGTAACAAACTAATTAATCTAACAAAATAGAAGAATTGTTAGATTCATGATggtatgattaattttttttaactcttttttttaaGATGGACATAACATACAAAAAAACAGAGGCAGTGATTATGAAAATTGTCTTTgaactcatattccataaataaaaataatttcaaaggcATATTTAGATGTAAGAACCAACAACATGTATGAAAGGGCAGTTTTAACTAAGATAGTAATCCCTCTAAAATGCTGATTATAACAAGAACACCGGGAATGCAGATTTACGAGTTCTTAAAAAAACAATAGTAGCAAGGTGAAATGGGAAATCATCGATCATGTTTCTTTGGTTGAAGGGCCCTTCTTTGCAGCCTCTGCAGCGGCTTTCTCAGCTTCTATCTCGGCAACAATGGCATCGATTTCAGCTTCTTCTAGTTGTCGCAGACCTTGTTCCCTTGTCATAACTGCAACTTCTATGTTCTTTCCTCCACTTTCAACAACCTTAAAAATCATTTTCACAATCCAGATGTCAAATTACAAGCCAATTATTTACCATGCAAAAACCAAGAAGACATTATTACTACATTAAGAAAATGAAAAGTGATTAATAATGTCTTAGCATGTGCACAAATGATTGGATGTATGTATATAAACAGCCTTTAGAGAAGAAATATAATGTTTCTTCTTTCTCAtgaattgtaaagaaagattgTAAAGTCTATCAAGCTTTTCAGTGAGAATACAGACTTAGAGGTCAAGACTATCTAACAATCAACatctcaaatttataaaaataacaaatataattttgTCAAATAAAGGGATTAGTTTTAAGCAACATTTAAGGTTCAGTTTTAGTGAtttaatttaatcaaaataaaataaatgttatcATCATTTCTAgtgattcatttattttaaggaACTAAATAAAGTATGCGTTGTCCACAATTACTTACCTCAAGCAAAGCACGAATGGCGAGCTTGATGGTTTCTTGCCCAGCTGTCTCCTTGTAGTTTTTCTCAAGAAACTCACGTAATGAGTTAGAGTTTCTTCCAGTTGCATTTGCTTTCCAGGCTGAAAATGTCCCAGAAGGATCTGTCTGATATAGTGCTGGTGCACCTGTGTAGGGATCAAAGCCAATGATTAAAGTTGATAGACCGAACGGTCTAACACCACCACTTTGTGTGTACTTCTGTTGAAGTCCAGCAATGTAGCGAGTTATGTACTCAACAGTTGCTGGATCCTCAACAGTAAGTCGATGGCTTTGACATTCGATTCTCGCCTTGTTTATCAACACACGAGCATCGGCTTTAAGCCCAGCACATGCCAATGCAATGTGATCATCCAggttcacaatcttcctcacggATCTGCACGATAAACAACCAATAAGAGAAGATAAACTTCTGTTCATCAAGTGTTATAATACACATGAAATGATCTCAACAACTTAAAATTCCTAACTCCAGTTTTTACTTAACATAGAATCTTCTTACTAGTTCAATTTCAATCtccaattttctttttatatatatatatatatcttcctCACCAATATGCTGGGCTTAATTGAGTATCAAACAGGGTCAAATTTCAATTATCAAATGCAATATAAAAGAGCCAATTTTAACATAAAAATCAAACCCAATGAATTTCAATTTCAAGCAAAACTAGAAAAAACCTACATTTCCTTTCTTTCATACTCCAAATAGAACCCCTGAAACCATTGCCAACTCTCAGATTTTACTCTTCTAACAAGTTCAATCTCCattttttacatatataaaacAACACAATTTATCCAAATTTCAAAGCTCATGCCTCATCGGGTATAGCTAAATCTCTCtttagatatatatatgtatcaaaGTTCAGTTGTAAGATTATGCAAAAGCAGAGTCAAATTTCAATTATCAAATGCAACATAAAAAGAAACCCAATGAAAATCAATTTCAAGCAAAAACCTACATTTCCCTTACATAAAACCCCTAAAACCATAACTTCACAAAAACTAGATCAATCCAAACCCCCCTAAAATGAAAACACTGCTAATCATAGATAAAAATCCAAACACAAAACCCTAGTTCAAAATTTTCCAAAATCTCACTCCACTCAAatcaaaaaagtaaaataaaactgagcttaggaagaagagaaaaaaggaCCTGGAGTCTTGAAGTTTAGCAGTAGACTTCTTTTCTACCCCGAGAACGATGGTATCGGTGCCGCGAACTCCGACGGCGGCGTTACCCTTACGAACGGCCTCGAGAGCGTACTCGACCTGGAAGAGATGACCGTCAGGTGAAAAGACGGTTATAGCCCTGTCGTACCTGGCCATGGTTGTGGTTAGGGTTAGGGCTAGGTTTTCGAGTTCGTCTTCTTCGTTTTGTTATTTCTCTTTAGAAAGTTCGATCAGATCGGTTGCTCTGAGATTTTTCCGTCTTCTTTTTTTGAAGCTTTTTTTATGGAACCTTAATTGAGCCACAAGCCAAGCCAACTCCATATAAAACGATATGTCGTTTTTTCATTCTCatgaaaacgacacgtcgtttttgttAAGTACAAAACGACGTAGCTTTTATTAACCAGAAAACGACGTGTAGTTTTATTTTTGCGAAAGCCAGTAGACATGGACACCGGTTCCGCAATTAAATGGAGAGAAAAAGAAGATATTTATTTaccattttcaaaaataaaaatgaaaaaaaaataatgagatatttataattttttaagattttatatttcatatttaaattccaaaaaatatctcattgtactttaatttatattaatttagagATCGGTTCATACTCTTCTATATAGGTGTTTCATACTAATTAATGTCATCATAATAATGAGAGGAAGAGTAAAGAATAGACAATAAAGTAAAGGGAAGGAAGAATAAGAAAGAGTTTTGTTATAATGGATAACAATAATTTATCCATGGTCGAAGTCGAAGGTAAGACTATCATAACTATATgcaaatatttgtatatataattcttagtaTTATTATTGGATTATCACTAATCTTATATTCATGACAGGTAGCAAGAAGAACATCAACAATAAAGTGACTTTTCCATTTGAAATGGATCAAAGTGTCTATTATTGTGTTGTGTCAAAATATTTCACGTACATGTTATGTCATGCCGATATAATTGAACTTGAGATTCCTGTTTCTTCTCAAGAATCAGACGATGAAGTACAAAATATAGAATTATCAATGGAATCGTCTaataattctttattttctcaaaaattagAGGAAACACAAAAAATAGTATTATTAGATGAATCATCTGAtaattcttcattttttcaagATTCAAATGAAGCACAAAAAGTAGAATTATCAACTGAATCATCTGATGATTCTTTATCTTCTTGTGAATCAGACGAACTACAAAAAGACGTAGTATTACCACCAGCACAAAAAGTAGAATTATCAGTTGAATCATCTAATAATTCTTCGTCTTCTCAAGAATCAGACGAAGAACAAAAAGTGGAGTTGCTAACTGAATcatctaataataatttttctcaAGGATCAGACGAAGAACAAGAAGTAGAGTTGCCAACTGAATCCTCTAATAATAATTCTTCTCAAGGATCAAACGAAGAACAACAAGTGGAGTTGCCAACTGAAACATCTAATAATAATTCTTCTCAAGGATTAGACAAAGATCAAAAGGTAGAATTATCAACGGAGTATTTTGAAGATTATGGCAAAAAATTTCCACCATTAAAGCCTTCTTTGTACAAACTGCCATGGCTTTAGAAATAGTACTATTGTTTCTCCTTACCCtatgatgatttatttatttatttagttttgatttttgtttgaatattatttgtatatttttttagcataaaaatttagttttcatatttttaatagaaaatttgtggtttatataatttcaaataaacatatttataatttttataaggaaaattactttatatattattttttttttacttttttttcaaatttatggtTTGTATTTCTAAAGTGGTTTTTTATGTGGGTTACTATACAAATTTTAGTTACGCTTTAAGTTGCTCCATTAGTTGCAAtagagtttctatgtagaatt
This window harbors:
- the LOC115702665 gene encoding uncharacterized protein LOC115702665, with amino-acid sequence MKEDYEIEEKKQAAADVLFQNSKFVMACIGNQVKPSDLRLHLMKEISGMSTSLKKESSQPPAASASPEAMGESSSSGTTRLEKADSFRNL
- the LOC115702663 gene encoding proteasome subunit alpha type-7, with the protein product MARYDRAITVFSPDGHLFQVEYALEAVRKGNAAVGVRGTDTIVLGVEKKSTAKLQDSRSVRKIVNLDDHIALACAGLKADARVLINKARIECQSHRLTVEDPATVEYITRYIAGLQQKYTQSGGVRPFGLSTLIIGFDPYTGAPALYQTDPSGTFSAWKANATGRNSNSLREFLEKNYKETAGQETIKLAIRALLEVVESGGKNIEVAVMTREQGLRQLEEAEIDAIVAEIEAEKAAAEAAKKGPSTKET